GGAGGAGCACTGAAGCATGAAACAATCGGTTCACTTTTGACTTTGAAGCGTTTTGTTCTTCAGCATCACTCTGTAAGTTTCCGATCTATTACCGAAAATTGTAATACGCGGTCATTTCTTTGTAGAAACGGCTTCCAGCCCTGAGAGGAACCGGCAACTGCACACCTTGTCGCGGCAGGATGCCTCTCCTACAAAAACGTGTGGGTAAACGGGTACGTAATTGCAATCATGAGTAATTATAGAACTTGGCCCTAATGGTCCTGCGGACATAGAAAACTGTCCAGCACTTCTCTCAGTTTTTGAAGAGAGTACGGCTTGGTGATCGCTCCGCAAAATCCGTACTGTTTGAAGGATGCAATGACAGGGTCCTGGGAATAGCCGCTCGAAACAATGGCTCTCGTTTGCGGGTCATACTGCTGGAGTTCTTTCAAGGCCTGAAGGCCGCCCATGCCTCCCTTTACGGTGAGATCCAATATGACCATGTCGAAAGGTTCTCCGCGCTCTTTGGCGTCTTTGAAAATTTGAATCGCTTCGGCTCCGTCACTCGCTACAGCGACCTGGTAGCCAAGGCGGTGAAGCATTTGAGAGACCATGTCTCGCATCAACTTTTCGTCGTCCATGAGGAGAATCTTTAATGGATGCCCGGTTTTTCCGGGGTTTTTTTCTGCCGTTGCCGGCTTATCGAGAGTAGGAAGATAAATATGGAAGGTGGTTCCGACTCCCAGACGGGAGTCCAGCATGATGTAACCTTCATGCTTCTTGATGATGGAGTGTGCAATGGACAGGCCCAACCCCATTCCCTTCTGGACACCCTTGTCCTTGGTCGAAAAATAGGGATCGAATATTTTGTCCTTATCCTTTTCAGGAATTCCAACCCCCTGGTCGCTGATGGAGATTTTGACATAAAGACCAGCTTTGAGGGGTAGCCCTTTTGCGGAGCTTGCATCAAAGTTCTCTGCAACGATACGGATCAGCCCGCCCTGGGGCATGGCTTCCCTTGCGTTGAGGATCATATTGTAAATCACCTGGTTCATCTGGCTTTCATCGATTTCGACTTTCCAGAGATCAGGGGGAAATTCACATTGACATTCGACGTTGGACCCGCTGCATGCCAGGCTCACTGCGTCCTGAATCAATTTCTCAATGGATGTGACCCGCTTGAGAGGGCTGCCTCCCGTGGCAAAGGTAATGAATTGCCTGGTGAGATGGCTGGCCCTTAAAGCGGCTTTTTCGGCATCCTCCAGGAGTTTGAAGGCGGGAGACCCCGTTTCAAGGTATTCCTGGGCCATATTGATGTTTCCCAGGATAACTGCGAGCAGATTATTGAAATCGTGAGCGATGCCGCCGGCAAGCACCCCTGATGCCTCCAGTTTTTTTGCCTTGATGAGCTCCTCTTCCATTTGTTTCTTTTGAGTAATGTCGCGGACGACATACACTATGCTGGTCATATTCCCCGTATCATCTAGGACTTGCGTTACCGTTTGTTCGGTGAAGAGGGTGCTCCCGTCCTTTCTTCGCATTTGGAATTCGGCATGATAAACTCCGTTGGCGGGCAGGGCCGCTGCCATTTCCTCCTGGAAGGCTTCGTAGCTCTCTTGGTCCACATGTAAAAAGCCGGTGTCCCGTCCCCGCACCTCCTTTTCCGTATAGCCGAAAATGCGCTCCACTGCGGGGTTGGAAGCAAGGATCGCCTGGGTCTTTGCATCTACAACAAAAACCGCCTGGTCCATACTGGCAAAGGTCTTTTCGAGCAACTGCTGTGACTGCAGCACTGCTTCTTCCATCCGTTTACGCTCCGTGATATCGGTCAGAGTACCGGCTGCACGCAGTGGTGTTCCACTATTATCCCGTTCAACAACTTTACCCCGATCCAGGAACCATTTCCACTCACCTGAGCGAGTTTTCAAGCGGTGTTCAGCCTCATAGTGATCTGTCTTACCCTTTAAATGGGCTTCCAATATCTTTTCGACATTCGGCATGTCTTCAGGGTGTATGCGGTCTTTCCAGAAATCGACATGAGCTTTCAACTCATCCAGCGTGTAGCCCAGCATTTCGGCATAGCGCAAACTATAATAAACTTCCCCAGACGCTACGTTCCAATCCCAGAAACCGTCTTCGCTTCCTTCCAGCACCAGCTTGAGACGCTCTTCGCTTCGACGCAGTGCGTTCTCCACTTGTTTATGTTCCGAGATTTCCGTGAACTGAGCCAAACGGAATAATGCCCATTTCTTCAGAAACAGCAGGATCGCCAGTCCTGAAAGGAGACCTGTGGTCAGGAGTGAGAAAACATGGTAGGGAGACCGGCCGGTCGTTTTGCTGTCCGGATTGGAGAGAACATCGGATATGGCTTCCGCTATAGGGGTAACAAGCTGTTTGGCAGCTTCTTTTTCCGGTCCGGCAAAAGAAGTAGGCAGTATATTGTAAAAAATGACGTATGCCAGCAAAAGCAAGCCGGAAAATGTCAATCCTATGATGAGCAGTGTTTGGGTGCGCAGAGTCATGCGTCTGATTTTCCTCTCTTTTAGACTTCGATATTATCGGAAAATTCGAATCGTATCATTAAGGAAAAAAACAGAAGGCAGCATATTTCCGCGGCGGAACGCACTCTTCGCACACATGTTCCATTTGAACAAGTCAAACTTTAACGATTCAGAGTGCCCTGGTAGGATTTGATGGCAAATTTATCGGTTCAGTGGGTTCGATGAGTTAGGAAGCAATCTGTTCCGAAATCATGCAAGTGTTTAAAAAGAATAATATTTTTTGTGATTGAATACTTACGGTTTCCTTCCGACCGAAATTGTGTACAGAATGCCGAAAGGCTGTCGTGAATCCAGTGACAGCCTTTTGGCTTCTTTTTTCCAAATTTTCAGGTGAGTTACCCAGAAAAAGCCGAGACGTAGGCCCCTATCGATCTTGAGTTACAGGGTCTAGTCGACGACCTTGAGTTCCACCCGGCGGTTGATGGCGCGGCCTTCTTCTGTGGTATTGTCGGCCTTGGGGCGGCTCTTGCCGTATCCGATGGTCTGCAGGCGGTACGGTTTGATGCCTCTGGCCACGAAGTAATCGTAAACCGCCCTGGCGCGACGTTCAGATAATCTTTGATTGTATTCGATGCTCCCCATTCCGTCGCAATGCCCTTCGATGATGACTTTCATGTTGGGGCGTTTCTGCAGAATTTGCACGCCTTCCTGCAATACAACCGACCATTCCGGCTTGATGTCGTATTTGTCGAAGTCAAATTGAATGCCGCGGAGAATCAGCACCTCTTCCTTTACTGCGGGCTTTTCCACTTTCTTGGGAGTGCAGAAGACATCAGCTACAAACTGAGCCAAGGCAGCTTGGTCTTTAGCCAGTGCAAATCCGTCCACCATGATGCTGCAGGTGTTCATTCTGTTGATGGCTTGTAGGATTGCCTTGCCTTTGGTGTCACCGGCATCGGCCAGCGAGATGATATGGATGCAAACGTCGGGATATTTGCTATAGAGGGCTCGGGCTTCCCCCACGGGGTCGGGGCCCAGGTTGGCCATACCATCGCTTACCAAAATGATGTCCGTGTTTCCCCTCATTCTGGCCAATACGGGATCCAGAGACATAATTCCCGGCCCCATGGGAGTCAAACGGCCGAAGATCTCCTGTTCATCCTTGATGCTCTTCAGAGCTCTACCCATTTCCGAACGGTCGTATCGTGCCGGCGGATAAACCTCCCGCACGGGAGCCATCAACTGCAGTGCCGAATTGTAGTCTGCCTGGGGAATCAAATCATTGATTTCCAAAAGCACTTGCTTGGCGACTCCCATTTTCAATTCCTTGTTCTCGCTATGCATATACATGGAACCTGATTGATCCACCAGGAAAACAAAGTTTTCGGGACATCTCTCCCGTGCCTCCGCAAATCCCGCTCCTACCATGAATGCCAACGCCAACACAAATCCGATAATCGATAACGCCTTGCCCCTTCTCATAATAATCCCCCTCAATGATTTGAATGGATGCAATGTCCAAAGGCACCCGAAATCATCAGCGATTACCAAACGATTTCAGTCAATGCCGAGATCTCGCGGCCTTTCGAAGCGAGGGGAATATTTATAGACTAAATAAGCCGTTTCGAAAATAAAGTTTTTTGAAAAATTATCTCTGGTCTTTCGCCCTTCGATATTTTTGGATGCATTCTCCTTTTGTTTATACTCTAAAATTTTGCCTCAAGCGCCACATTGAAGGAACGGCCGGGGGCCGGAAAGTAATATTCCTCGACATATTTTTTGTCGAACAGATTTTCCACCCCTACCGACAGAAGCCCCACAACCTGTTTCTTTCCCACGGCGTACTGAATCACCGGATAGCGGAAAAGAAGGTCCATTGTGACGAAGCCTCCCAGATGCTCCAGTTCGACGGCACTGCTCAGGGGCACTCCGGAAGCATAGTTCTCTCCATTTACGACGAGAACACCGGTCGGCCCTACATAGCGGAAGGCTACGCTGGCCAGGGCGCCATCCGCTCGCTGATATTTGATCCCCCAATTGGCCTTGTACTCGGGCAGTTCCGAGAGTTCATCGGAGAGGTCATTACTTCCATCCAGCACGTCCCCCTCTTTTTGTGTATGTTGATAGGTGAAATTGGCAAAACCGAAGAAGTTCTTCCAGATACGGCCCTCAGCGGCAAGCTCCACGCCCTGTAACCGGACTTCATCGATGTTGTAGACGAGCGAGCCCGGCATATAGCCCCAGATCCATCGGATATAGTCATCCACCTGATAGTCGTAGTAGGTGAGCCATGAGGTGAAA
This region of Desulforhabdus amnigena genomic DNA includes:
- a CDS encoding PAS domain-containing hybrid sensor histidine kinase/response regulator; its protein translation is MTLRTQTLLIIGLTFSGLLLLAYVIFYNILPTSFAGPEKEAAKQLVTPIAEAISDVLSNPDSKTTGRSPYHVFSLLTTGLLSGLAILLFLKKWALFRLAQFTEISEHKQVENALRRSEERLKLVLEGSEDGFWDWNVASGEVYYSLRYAEMLGYTLDELKAHVDFWKDRIHPEDMPNVEKILEAHLKGKTDHYEAEHRLKTRSGEWKWFLDRGKVVERDNSGTPLRAAGTLTDITERKRMEEAVLQSQQLLEKTFASMDQAVFVVDAKTQAILASNPAVERIFGYTEKEVRGRDTGFLHVDQESYEAFQEEMAAALPANGVYHAEFQMRRKDGSTLFTEQTVTQVLDDTGNMTSIVYVVRDITQKKQMEEELIKAKKLEASGVLAGGIAHDFNNLLAVILGNINMAQEYLETGSPAFKLLEDAEKAALRASHLTRQFITFATGGSPLKRVTSIEKLIQDAVSLACSGSNVECQCEFPPDLWKVEIDESQMNQVIYNMILNAREAMPQGGLIRIVAENFDASSAKGLPLKAGLYVKISISDQGVGIPEKDKDKIFDPYFSTKDKGVQKGMGLGLSIAHSIIKKHEGYIMLDSRLGVGTTFHIYLPTLDKPATAEKNPGKTGHPLKILLMDDEKLMRDMVSQMLHRLGYQVAVASDGAEAIQIFKDAKERGEPFDMVILDLTVKGGMGGLQALKELQQYDPQTRAIVSSGYSQDPVIASFKQYGFCGAITKPYSLQKLREVLDSFLCPQDH
- a CDS encoding OmpA family protein: MRRGKALSIIGFVLALAFMVGAGFAEARERCPENFVFLVDQSGSMYMHSENKELKMGVAKQVLLEINDLIPQADYNSALQLMAPVREVYPPARYDRSEMGRALKSIKDEQEIFGRLTPMGPGIMSLDPVLARMRGNTDIILVSDGMANLGPDPVGEARALYSKYPDVCIHIISLADAGDTKGKAILQAINRMNTCSIMVDGFALAKDQAALAQFVADVFCTPKKVEKPAVKEEVLILRGIQFDFDKYDIKPEWSVVLQEGVQILQKRPNMKVIIEGHCDGMGSIEYNQRLSERRARAVYDYFVARGIKPYRLQTIGYGKSRPKADNTTEEGRAINRRVELKVVD